One part of the Paraglaciecola sp. L3A3 genome encodes these proteins:
- the pxpB gene encoding 5-oxoprolinase subunit PxpB: protein MKNIKVSLLANGDSGLSLLFDEPISQRLSRKIISLANICQIQFSDKLEQIIPAYQSLTLHYYPAKISFTDLSNELNSLLQHPLPEVNYQAKQVIIPVCYEQPFSLNLDKVAEHNNLSVQHVIQLHSETEYFVHMLGFSPGFLYLGGLPPQLTCARKSSPDLSVPAGSVGIGGSQTGIYPQNSPGGWQIIGRTPIPLFNIRQPQPCVAQPLDTVKFKPICAAEFEQISNQYL, encoded by the coding sequence ATGAAAAATATTAAGGTCTCATTGTTAGCAAATGGTGATAGTGGTCTTAGCCTGTTATTTGACGAACCAATTAGTCAAAGGTTATCCAGAAAAATAATCAGCCTGGCGAACATCTGTCAAATTCAATTTTCCGACAAATTAGAGCAAATCATACCCGCTTATCAAAGTTTAACTTTGCATTATTATCCAGCAAAAATTAGCTTTACAGATTTATCTAACGAACTAAACAGCCTACTCCAACACCCCTTACCTGAAGTGAATTATCAAGCTAAACAAGTGATTATTCCTGTCTGTTACGAACAGCCATTTTCTCTCAACCTAGATAAAGTGGCTGAACATAATAATTTATCTGTACAACACGTTATCCAGCTACATAGCGAAACAGAATATTTTGTGCATATGTTGGGCTTTTCTCCTGGTTTTTTATATTTAGGCGGTTTGCCCCCACAACTTACTTGTGCACGGAAATCCTCGCCTGATTTAAGCGTTCCTGCAGGCAGTGTGGGCATAGGTGGTTCACAAACAGGTATATATCCACAAAACTCTCCAGGAGGCTGGCAAATCATAGGTAGAACCCCTATTCCCTTATTTAATATCCGACAGCCTCAACCATGCGTGGCGCAGCCTTTAGATACGGTGAAATTCAAACCTATTTGTGCCGCTGAATTTGAGCAAATAAGTAATCAATATCTATGA
- a CDS encoding LamB/YcsF family protein — translation MHKKVDINCDLGEGETFLDCQQDAQLMPFLSRCNIACGGHAGNQLTMLTTLQNAQKMGVLSGAHPGYADPDNFGRLSLEMKVDDIINSVIEQIANLETIAQSIQQPLSHIKLHGALYNDAEKSLSIAQPLCQALTEHYPNLPLLGLANGVMQAAAKSCGLTFLREGFMDRAYLASGHLAPRTLAGSVYQEIPPCIDQVLAMLTQQKITVLKTEQSASNKTTPLYIDVDTYCLHGDSPIALKLAQELSNTLKSEGYTLA, via the coding sequence ATGCACAAAAAAGTCGATATAAACTGTGACTTAGGCGAGGGCGAAACATTCCTAGATTGCCAGCAAGACGCCCAACTCATGCCTTTTTTATCTCGCTGTAATATTGCTTGTGGCGGGCATGCCGGTAATCAATTGACTATGCTAACCACATTACAAAACGCCCAAAAAATGGGGGTTTTAAGTGGTGCTCATCCAGGTTATGCCGACCCTGATAATTTTGGCCGTTTATCCCTAGAAATGAAAGTTGACGATATAATAAACAGTGTTATTGAGCAAATAGCTAACTTAGAGACCATTGCCCAGTCTATACAACAACCCCTAAGCCATATTAAATTACATGGGGCCTTGTATAATGATGCAGAAAAATCGCTATCCATTGCTCAGCCTCTATGCCAAGCTTTAACTGAGCACTATCCTAATTTACCCTTACTAGGATTGGCTAACGGCGTCATGCAAGCTGCCGCTAAGTCCTGCGGTCTGACATTTTTACGAGAAGGTTTTATGGACAGAGCCTATTTAGCATCAGGTCATTTAGCGCCAAGAACTTTAGCTGGTTCGGTTTATCAAGAGATACCACCCTGTATAGACCAAGTATTGGCCATGTTAACTCAGCAAAAAATCACTGTGTTAAAGACTGAACAATCTGCTAGCAATAAAACAACTCCACTTTATATTGATGTAGATACTTATTGTTTGCATGGCGATAGCCCTATTGCACTCAAGTTAGCTCAAGAGCTGAGTAACACCTTAAAATCAGAGGGTTATACCCTAGCATGA
- a CDS encoding biotin-dependent carboxyltransferase family protein has translation MSIKVLKAGMQTSIQDQGRQQVMHLGIAKGGAIDTLSMSIANLLLGNPLSHPVLEICLMGPSLLFTETISIAICGAQFQLTVIKKNGERPVHNDQTIQLVAGDILHFGKRQQGARAYLAFSGELTINKIMNSYSTHFLAAFGGVQGRALQTGDTIELVNSEQRPKQKLQQEHQRYYSGKYLLRCTDTVESKHFSPQQTHAFYHNDYKVSNSANRMGLRLEGPVLKQLLQADITSSGLLPGSIQIPANGLPIISSVDGQTIGGYPRIAHVITADLFALGQLLAGDQINFVKIEIDQAHTILAEQVNWLENIIA, from the coding sequence ATGAGTATTAAAGTGTTAAAGGCAGGCATGCAAACCTCCATTCAAGATCAAGGTCGGCAGCAGGTAATGCATTTAGGGATTGCCAAAGGAGGCGCCATCGACACACTCTCTATGTCTATCGCCAACTTGTTGTTAGGTAATCCCCTATCTCATCCAGTTTTAGAAATTTGTTTGATGGGCCCTAGTCTGCTTTTTACTGAAACTATCTCCATCGCTATTTGTGGTGCTCAGTTTCAGCTCACGGTCATCAAAAAAAATGGTGAAAGACCTGTTCATAACGATCAAACTATTCAATTGGTAGCTGGCGACATATTACATTTTGGCAAACGACAACAAGGTGCGAGAGCCTATTTGGCATTTTCCGGTGAATTAACAATCAATAAAATCATGAACAGTTATTCCACCCATTTTTTAGCGGCTTTTGGTGGTGTACAAGGCAGAGCATTACAAACTGGCGACACTATAGAATTAGTTAATAGCGAACAAAGGCCTAAGCAAAAATTACAGCAAGAGCATCAGCGATATTATTCAGGTAAGTACTTACTACGCTGTACTGACACTGTTGAAAGCAAACACTTTAGCCCACAACAAACTCATGCTTTCTATCACAATGATTACAAAGTTAGCAATTCAGCCAACCGAATGGGCTTGCGTTTAGAAGGACCCGTCCTTAAACAGTTATTACAAGCAGACATAACGTCTAGTGGTTTATTACCCGGTAGCATACAAATTCCAGCCAATGGTTTACCTATCATATCTAGTGTTGACGGACAAACCATAGGTGGCTATCCACGAATAGCCCATGTGATCACTGCAGACTTATTTGCTTTGGGCCAATTACTAGCCGGTGATCAAATCAATTTTGTTAAAATAGAAATAGACCAAGCACATACCATTTTGGCAGAGCAAGTTAACTGGTTAGAAAATATTATCGCTTAA